A genomic window from Erpetoichthys calabaricus chromosome 17, fErpCal1.3, whole genome shotgun sequence includes:
- the LOC114667569 gene encoding protein crumbs homolog 3-like, whose amino-acid sequence MMTECGWAPVTFWELPIFTWQNPKTPQRTERMLLWMLLCGTALLGLGEAQSTTSTPSTATTTNQTSSSTVAPVNIAAIVAPSVIGGCLLILVIFLIVFFKVRDKRRLEGTYRPREEETEGTQKQPPSNLKLPPEERLI is encoded by the exons ATGATGACAGAGTGCGGCTGGGCACCTGTGACCTTCTGGGAGCTTCCGATTTTCACCTGGCAAAACCCAAAAACTCCTCAAAGGACGGAGAGAATGCTGCTGTGGATGCTGCTGTGCGGGACGGCGCTGCTGGGCCTTGGAGAAGCTCAGA gcACAACGTCAACCCCATCAACTGCAACGACCACCAACCAGACAAGTAGCAGCACAGTTGCG CCCGTCAATATCGCTGCCATTGTTGCCCCCAGTGTGATTGGTGGCTGCCTGCTAATTTTGGTCATCTTTTTGATCGTCTTCTTTAAAGTGCGTGACAAACGACGGCTCGAGGGAACGTATCGGCCCAGAGAGGAGGAGACGGAGGGGACGCAAAAACAGCCGCCAAGCAACTTGAAACTGCCACCGGAGGAGCGCCTCATTTAG